In Verrucomicrobiia bacterium, one DNA window encodes the following:
- the speA gene encoding biosynthetic arginine decarboxylase, with protein MSNSSEANGAWDIQAARDLYNIRRWGANYFDINEAGRVVARPQQDAGCAVDITDVIEEAKARGLKFPLLIRFQDILRHRVEALNQAFRNSIAEYGYQGRYRGVFPIKVNQLREVVEEILDAGRPFEFGLEVGSKPELFAGLALQGAPGTLIICNGYKDSGFIKMALLGIKLGKKVIMVVEKLEELRQIITVSKQLGVEPLIGIRARLLSKGAGRWAESGGENAKFGLSTAEILVAAQLLQKENLTHCLKLLHFHIGSQVPDILTVKKAVQEAARFYSKLHKMGFPIEFFDVGGGLGVDYDGSRSAFDSSTNYTLQEYTNDVVYYLAEVCNAEKVPHPNIVSESGRAIVAHHSVLVVEVFGSIEKTRAEAQFDYGENEHALVRELLDIRKNLPKQNKLEAYHDALERKEDAQQMFAFGVLDLIDKAKIENLYWEISAAVVESFKGQAYIPEEIRKLEDSLGDQYLCNFSVFQSLLDHWALDQLFPIMPLARLDERPTREATLVDITCDSDGQINKFIDLRDVRDTLPLHPLRTNGNGKPEPYFIGFFLMGAYQDIMGDLHNLFGRVNEVHVFLDPDEPAGYYIEEIIEGTTIVQALGAVQYDEHELKRQMKSQMDEAIKSDRMKPSEAMRLLDDYERGLKEYTYLSM; from the coding sequence ATGAGCAATTCTTCCGAAGCCAATGGCGCCTGGGACATCCAAGCCGCCCGCGACCTCTATAACATCCGCCGCTGGGGCGCGAATTACTTCGACATCAACGAAGCGGGCCGGGTGGTGGCGCGCCCGCAGCAGGACGCCGGTTGCGCCGTGGACATCACCGACGTGATCGAAGAGGCGAAGGCGCGCGGGCTCAAGTTCCCGCTGTTGATCCGCTTTCAGGACATTCTGCGCCACCGGGTCGAGGCGCTGAACCAGGCGTTCCGGAATTCCATCGCCGAATACGGCTACCAGGGGCGTTACCGCGGCGTGTTTCCCATCAAGGTCAACCAGCTCCGCGAGGTGGTGGAGGAGATTCTCGACGCCGGACGGCCATTCGAGTTTGGTCTGGAGGTGGGCAGCAAGCCGGAACTGTTCGCCGGGCTCGCGCTGCAAGGCGCGCCGGGAACGCTCATCATTTGCAACGGCTACAAGGATTCGGGCTTCATCAAGATGGCGCTCCTCGGCATCAAGCTGGGCAAGAAGGTCATCATGGTCGTCGAAAAACTGGAGGAGCTGCGCCAGATCATTACCGTGTCGAAGCAGCTCGGCGTCGAGCCGCTCATCGGGATCCGCGCCCGCCTGCTCTCGAAGGGCGCGGGTCGCTGGGCGGAAAGCGGCGGCGAAAACGCCAAGTTCGGCCTGAGCACGGCGGAAATCCTCGTCGCCGCGCAACTGCTGCAGAAGGAGAACCTGACCCACTGCCTGAAGCTGCTGCATTTTCACATCGGCTCACAGGTGCCGGACATCTTGACCGTCAAAAAGGCCGTGCAGGAAGCGGCGCGCTTCTACTCGAAGCTGCACAAGATGGGTTTCCCGATTGAGTTCTTCGACGTGGGCGGTGGCCTCGGCGTGGATTATGACGGCAGCCGTTCGGCGTTCGACAGCTCGACGAATTACACGCTGCAGGAATACACCAACGACGTCGTTTATTACCTGGCCGAGGTCTGCAACGCCGAAAAGGTGCCGCACCCGAACATCGTGAGCGAAAGCGGCCGCGCCATCGTCGCGCATCACAGCGTGCTGGTGGTGGAGGTGTTTGGATCAATTGAAAAGACGCGCGCGGAGGCACAGTTCGACTACGGCGAGAACGAGCATGCCCTCGTCCGCGAACTGCTGGACATCCGCAAAAACCTGCCCAAACAGAACAAGCTGGAGGCCTATCACGACGCATTGGAGCGCAAGGAGGACGCGCAACAGATGTTTGCCTTCGGCGTGCTGGACCTGATCGACAAGGCCAAGATCGAGAATCTCTACTGGGAAATCAGCGCCGCCGTGGTGGAAAGCTTCAAGGGCCAGGCCTACATCCCGGAGGAAATCCGCAAGCTCGAAGATTCCCTCGGCGACCAGTATCTCTGCAATTTTTCCGTGTTCCAGTCGCTGCTTGACCATTGGGCGCTGGACCAGCTTTTCCCCATCATGCCGCTGGCGCGGCTGGACGAACGCCCCACCCGCGAGGCCACGCTGGTGGACATCACCTGCGATTCCGACGGCCAGATCAACAAGTTCATTGACCTGCGCGACGTGCGCGACACCCTGCCCCTGCATCCGCTGCGCACCAACGGCAACGGCAAGCCGGAGCCCTACTTCATCGGGTTTTTCCTCATGGGCGCGTATCAGGACATCATGGGTGACCTGCACAACCTGTTTGGCCGCGTCAATGAAGTGCACGTCTTCCTCGATCCCGACGAGCCGGCGGGCTACTACATCGAGGAAATCATCGAAGGCACCACCATCGTGCAGGCGCTGGGCGCCGTGCAATACGACGAGCACGAGCTGAAGCGCCAGATGAAGTCACAGATGGACGAGGCCATCAAATCCGACCGCATGAAGCCCAGCGAGGCCATGCGGCTGCTCGACGATTACGAGCGCGGTTTGAAGGAATACACCTACCTGAGCATGTGA
- a CDS encoding glycosyltransferase family 2 protein: MSDPAPVLSFVIPCHNEEGNLRPLVAAIAQAADGVKLSYEIVLTDDFSTDNTWKILQELAAADQRIRGLKFACNCGQSAAMFAGMKAARGQYIVTLDADLQNDPVDLPKFIAALQRFDCVCGTRVAARAQGDNIIRIISSRIANAVRNKLSGETISDAGCCFRAFKRECVDNLKFFKGMHRFLPTLFKIEGYTVGEVTISHNPRTAGVSHYGVWNRLFASFYDLLAVRWMKKRMFRYRVAETLN, from the coding sequence ATGAGCGATCCCGCGCCAGTCCTCAGTTTCGTCATTCCCTGTCACAATGAGGAGGGAAATTTGCGCCCGTTGGTGGCGGCCATCGCGCAGGCGGCGGACGGCGTGAAGCTCTCCTACGAAATCGTGCTGACAGACGATTTCAGCACGGACAACACGTGGAAGATTTTGCAGGAACTGGCGGCGGCGGATCAACGCATCCGCGGGCTGAAGTTCGCCTGCAACTGCGGCCAGTCAGCGGCGATGTTCGCCGGCATGAAGGCGGCACGCGGACAATACATCGTGACGCTGGATGCCGATTTGCAGAATGACCCGGTGGACCTGCCGAAATTCATCGCGGCACTTCAGCGGTTTGATTGTGTCTGCGGCACGCGCGTGGCCGCGCGGGCGCAGGGTGACAACATCATCCGCATCATTTCCTCGCGCATTGCGAACGCCGTGCGGAACAAGCTGTCCGGTGAAACCATCAGCGACGCGGGCTGCTGCTTCCGCGCGTTCAAGCGGGAATGCGTGGACAACCTGAAATTCTTCAAGGGCATGCACCGGTTCCTGCCGACGCTGTTCAAGATCGAGGGCTATACGGTCGGCGAGGTGACCATCAGCCACAATCCGCGCACGGCCGGGGTTTCGCACTATGGCGTGTGGAACCGGCTGTTCGCGTCATTTTATGATTTGCTGGCCGTGCGCTGGATGAAGAAACGCATGTTTCGCTACCGCGTGGCCGAGACGTTGAATTGA
- a CDS encoding CofH family radical SAM protein: MLVPDASFHYVPTVIYDASLDSLLQKVWDGGRINADEARRLATLPLEELGALADRRRQLHRRAAHGGQGEGIISYIVDRNVNYTNVCNVYCKFCAFYRTEKDADSYVITTAEMDQKIEETIALGGTQILMQGGHHPKLTKQWYLDLLSHIKAKFPGFNVHGFSPSEFIAFAKFFNEPVETLLRDFTAAGLGSVPGGGGEILVDRVRQRIAPLKAMSNEWMGVMDVAHALGLASSATMMFGHVETMDDRIEHLEFVRAQQDKSLARMRSVECGVRNWGSSPIEHAAAYANALETGTVKGGAFTAFICWTFQPENAVLKAPTVGSHEYLKTQALARIYLDNFPSVQSSWVTQGPDIGQVALKYGANDLGSIMIEENVVSSAGTTFRMTVADMQRLIRDLGYEPRQRDNWYRLVN; encoded by the coding sequence TTGCTTGTCCCGGATGCCAGTTTCCACTACGTTCCCACCGTGATTTACGACGCGTCACTCGACAGCTTGTTGCAGAAGGTTTGGGACGGCGGCCGCATCAATGCCGACGAAGCCCGCCGGCTGGCCACGTTGCCGCTGGAAGAACTCGGCGCACTGGCGGACCGCCGCCGGCAGTTGCATCGGCGTGCGGCGCACGGTGGCCAAGGGGAGGGGATCATCAGCTACATCGTGGATCGCAACGTCAACTACACGAACGTCTGCAACGTCTATTGTAAGTTCTGCGCGTTCTACCGCACCGAAAAGGATGCCGACTCCTACGTCATCACCACGGCGGAGATGGACCAGAAGATCGAGGAGACCATCGCCCTCGGCGGCACGCAGATTTTGATGCAGGGCGGGCACCACCCCAAGCTGACCAAGCAGTGGTATCTGGACCTGCTTTCGCACATCAAAGCCAAGTTTCCCGGCTTCAACGTGCACGGCTTCAGCCCGAGCGAGTTCATCGCGTTCGCGAAGTTTTTCAATGAGCCGGTGGAAACCCTCCTGCGCGATTTCACGGCCGCCGGCCTGGGGAGCGTCCCCGGCGGTGGGGGGGAAATCCTCGTGGACCGCGTGCGCCAGCGCATCGCGCCGCTCAAGGCGATGTCGAACGAGTGGATGGGCGTGATGGACGTCGCGCACGCGCTGGGGCTCGCCAGCTCGGCAACGATGATGTTCGGTCACGTCGAGACGATGGATGACCGCATCGAGCATCTGGAGTTTGTCCGGGCGCAGCAGGACAAGTCGCTGGCCCGAATGCGGAGTGTGGAGTGCGGCGTGCGGAATTGGGGGAGTTCGCCCATCGAACATGCGGCCGCGTATGCGAATGCGCTCGAAACGGGCACCGTCAAGGGCGGTGCGTTCACGGCCTTCATCTGCTGGACGTTTCAGCCCGAGAACGCCGTGCTCAAGGCGCCGACCGTCGGGTCGCATGAATACCTGAAGACGCAGGCCCTCGCGCGCATCTACCTCGACAACTTTCCCAGCGTGCAAAGCTCCTGGGTCACGCAAGGTCCCGACATCGGACAGGTCGCCTTGAAATATGGTGCGAATGATTTGGGCTCGATCATGATCGAGGAAAACGTGGTCAGCAGTGCCGGCACGACCTTCCGCATGACCGTGGCCGACATGCAACGGCTTATCCGCGACCTCGGCTACGAGCCCCGCCAGCGCGACAACTGGTATCGACTGGTGAATTGA
- a CDS encoding DJ-1 family glyoxalase III, producing MKTRVLCLLVDGFEEIETIAPIDLLRRAGAEVILAAVKGGKLVTGRCGVAIQADAELAQVMNDAFDLLFIPGGPGVTALRADGRPAQLARKFAAAGKPVTAICAAPAVLADAGLLVGKRFTAHFSVHQELPAALVAERVVKDGNLITSRGAGTAIEFGLELVSELFGDAKAREVAAAIMF from the coding sequence ATGAAAACGCGCGTGCTTTGCCTGTTGGTGGACGGCTTTGAGGAAATTGAAACCATCGCACCGATCGACCTGCTGCGGCGCGCGGGGGCGGAGGTGATCCTGGCGGCGGTCAAAGGGGGCAAGCTGGTGACCGGCCGGTGCGGTGTGGCCATTCAGGCCGACGCCGAACTCGCCCAGGTGATGAACGACGCCTTTGACCTGTTGTTCATTCCGGGCGGTCCGGGGGTGACGGCCTTGCGGGCCGACGGCCGGCCCGCGCAGCTCGCCCGGAAGTTTGCTGCCGCGGGCAAACCCGTCACGGCGATCTGCGCCGCGCCGGCTGTGCTGGCAGATGCCGGGCTGCTTGTGGGCAAACGTTTTACGGCTCATTTCTCCGTGCACCAGGAGCTGCCGGCCGCCCTGGTGGCGGAACGCGTGGTGAAGGACGGCAACTTGATCACTTCCCGTGGCGCGGGCACGGCCATTGAATTTGGCCTCGAACTGGTGAGCGAATTGTTCGGCGACGCGAAGGCCAGGGAAGTGGCGGCGGCGATCATGTTTTGA
- a CDS encoding DEAD/DEAH box helicase, protein MPFKSLGLSESILQGVAAMGYTDPTPIQLRAIPLILQGRDVIGSAQTGTGKTAAFALPILSQLGEHQSRPRVLVLEPTRELAAQVETAIRDFARFTDLTVAVFYGGVGYGKQTDALKTGVDILVATPGRFLDHMSRGLVKLDAIKYLVLDEADRMLDMGFLPDVRRILDRCPKQRQTSLFSATIPPQIESLIKWTMTNPETIEIGARRSPAETVKHVIYPVAEAQKTDLLLELLNRVNYDSVIVFCRTKHGADRVAHLLKKNNHAVAVLHSNRTQKEREQALDGFRNGRFEVLVATDIAARGLDISNVSHVINYDVPQHPEDYIHRIGRTGRAESTGDAFTLMVAEDATHVFDIERFISQKIPREKLEGFDYRYTALFEAEKKAESNVRPQKIQAVRVHGGYYFGPAKRRRR, encoded by the coding sequence ATGCCGTTTAAGAGTCTTGGGCTGTCCGAATCGATTTTACAGGGAGTCGCCGCGATGGGTTACACGGATCCAACGCCGATCCAATTGCGCGCCATTCCGCTCATCCTGCAAGGTCGGGACGTCATCGGCAGCGCCCAGACGGGCACCGGCAAGACTGCGGCGTTCGCCCTGCCCATCCTGTCGCAACTCGGCGAACACCAGTCCCGGCCGCGCGTGCTCGTCCTGGAGCCCACGCGCGAGCTCGCCGCCCAGGTCGAGACAGCCATCCGTGATTTTGCCCGCTTCACCGATTTGACCGTCGCCGTGTTCTACGGCGGTGTGGGTTACGGAAAACAAACCGACGCGCTGAAAACCGGCGTGGACATTCTGGTGGCAACTCCCGGCCGCTTCCTCGATCACATGAGCCGCGGCCTGGTCAAGTTGGACGCCATCAAATACCTCGTGCTCGACGAAGCCGACCGCATGCTGGACATGGGCTTCCTGCCGGACGTGCGCCGCATCCTCGACCGCTGTCCAAAACAACGGCAAACCTCGTTGTTCTCCGCCACCATTCCGCCGCAGATCGAGTCGCTCATCAAATGGACGATGACGAATCCCGAGACAATCGAGATTGGCGCCCGGCGGTCGCCGGCGGAGACCGTCAAACACGTCATCTATCCCGTGGCGGAAGCGCAGAAAACCGACCTGCTGCTCGAACTGCTCAACCGCGTGAATTACGACTCGGTGATTGTGTTCTGCCGCACCAAGCACGGCGCCGACCGCGTGGCGCATCTGCTCAAGAAGAACAATCACGCCGTGGCCGTGCTGCACTCCAACCGCACGCAAAAGGAACGCGAACAGGCGCTGGACGGCTTCCGCAACGGCCGCTTCGAGGTGCTCGTCGCGACGGACATTGCCGCGCGCGGACTGGACATTTCCAACGTCAGTCACGTCATCAATTACGACGTGCCGCAGCATCCGGAGGATTACATCCACCGCATCGGGCGCACCGGCCGCGCGGAAAGCACGGGCGACGCCTTCACCTTGATGGTGGCCGAGGACGCCACCCACGTGTTCGACATCGAGCGCTTCATCAGCCAGAAGATTCCGCGCGAAAAGCTGGAGGGCTTCGACTATCGTTACACCGCGCTGTTTGAGGCCGAGAAGAAGGCCGAGTCGAACGTTCGTCCGCAAAAAATCCAGGCCGTGCGCGTGCACGGCGGCTACTATTTCGGCCCGGCCAAACGCCGGCGGCGGTAA
- a CDS encoding DEAD/DEAH box helicase, which yields MTPKLFSELGLSPELLKAVDKLGFEQASPIQAESIPLLLTGKDIVGQSQTGSGKTAAFGIPAIEKTDPARREPQVLILCPTRELAVQVSEEIHKLAFFKRGIHALPIYGGQSYERQFWGLKQGAQIIIGTPGRVMDHMRRGTLRLDTVKMAILDEADVMLNMGFRDDIETILQSVPKERQTVFFSATMPKPIRDLIEKYSREPQSVKIEQKAMTVATVDQVYYEVDRRFKIELLTRLVDIHDLKLGIIFCNTKRMVDELADHLEAAGYSADRLHGDMSQAQRDRVMNKFRKSGLEFLVATDVAARGIDVDDVQVVFNYDLPYDPEDYVHRIGRTGRAGRSGRAISFVAGREIFQIRHIERFTNQRIQRGRVPTLAEVEEARENVFLDKLRATLQSGDYKKQDALIERLLEEGHTSTDIISALLHHLQSGEAAPAKTPKTESYERPERPRPERFESRPRHEDAPAPRPKVPISERIVPPKRPASKPAVHVAPPPRSAAAPSRSTSSVKEALDTPASHHLRDAGAEDSRAPVQGEKTSRKTPAGQVRLFISIGAEAGVKPIDIVNSIAGETGLPGKVVGTVDVRERHLFADVAEEHAHAIIAKLNRAEIKGQRVKVKLA from the coding sequence ATGACCCCAAAACTTTTCTCGGAACTCGGCCTTTCGCCCGAGCTGCTGAAGGCCGTGGACAAGCTCGGCTTTGAGCAGGCCTCCCCCATTCAGGCTGAGTCCATCCCGCTGTTGCTCACTGGCAAGGACATCGTCGGCCAATCGCAGACCGGCTCCGGCAAGACGGCCGCGTTCGGCATCCCGGCGATTGAAAAAACCGATCCCGCCAGGCGCGAGCCACAGGTGTTGATCCTTTGCCCCACGCGCGAACTCGCCGTGCAGGTTTCCGAGGAAATCCACAAGCTCGCATTCTTCAAACGCGGCATCCATGCGCTGCCGATTTATGGCGGGCAATCCTACGAGCGCCAGTTCTGGGGCTTGAAGCAGGGCGCACAAATCATCATCGGAACGCCGGGTCGCGTCATGGACCACATGCGCCGCGGCACGTTGCGGCTCGACACGGTGAAGATGGCCATCCTCGACGAAGCCGACGTGATGCTCAACATGGGTTTCCGCGACGACATCGAAACCATTCTCCAATCGGTTCCGAAGGAGCGACAGACCGTGTTCTTCTCGGCCACGATGCCGAAGCCCATTCGCGACCTCATCGAGAAGTATTCGCGCGAGCCGCAGAGCGTGAAGATCGAGCAGAAGGCGATGACCGTGGCGACCGTGGATCAGGTGTATTACGAGGTGGACCGCCGCTTCAAAATCGAATTGCTGACCCGGCTCGTGGACATCCACGACCTCAAGCTCGGCATCATTTTCTGCAACACCAAGCGCATGGTGGATGAACTCGCCGACCATCTGGAAGCGGCGGGTTACTCTGCCGACCGCCTGCACGGCGACATGAGCCAGGCGCAGCGTGACCGCGTGATGAACAAGTTTCGCAAGAGCGGGCTGGAATTCCTGGTCGCCACGGATGTCGCCGCGCGTGGCATTGACGTGGACGACGTGCAGGTCGTCTTCAACTACGACCTGCCCTACGATCCAGAGGATTACGTGCATCGCATCGGCCGCACGGGCCGCGCGGGCCGGAGCGGGCGGGCCATTTCATTCGTGGCGGGCCGTGAGATTTTCCAAATCCGCCACATTGAACGTTTCACCAATCAACGCATCCAGCGCGGCCGCGTGCCCACGCTGGCGGAGGTGGAGGAGGCACGCGAGAATGTGTTCCTCGACAAGCTGCGCGCCACGCTGCAAAGCGGCGATTACAAAAAGCAGGATGCGTTGATCGAGCGGTTGCTTGAAGAGGGCCACACTTCAACGGACATCATCTCGGCCTTGTTGCACCATTTGCAATCCGGCGAAGCCGCTCCCGCAAAAACGCCCAAGACTGAATCCTACGAACGGCCCGAGCGCCCGCGCCCGGAGCGTTTCGAATCCCGGCCGCGCCACGAAGACGCACCCGCACCGCGGCCCAAAGTTCCCATCAGCGAACGGATCGTTCCCCCGAAACGCCCGGCGTCCAAGCCGGCGGTTCACGTTGCGCCCCCCCCCCGCAGTGCGGCGGCTCCCAGCCGCAGCACGTCCTCTGTGAAGGAGGCTCTCGACACGCCAGCATCGCACCACTTGCGGGATGCTGGGGCCGAGGACAGCCGCGCTCCGGTTCAAGGGGAAAAGACCAGCCGCAAAACGCCGGCTGGCCAGGTGCGCCTGTTCATCAGCATTGGTGCGGAAGCGGGGGTTAAACCGATTGACATCGTGAACAGCATCGCCGGCGAAACCGGCCTGCCCGGCAAGGTGGTCGGCACAGTGGACGTCCGTGAGCGGCATCTGTTCGCGGATGTGGCCGAGGAGCACGCCCACGCCATCATAGCAAAGCTGAACCGCGCGGAAATCAAAGGACAGCGCGTGAAGGTGAAATTGGCGTAA
- a CDS encoding putative Na+/H+ antiporter: protein MRLASLLAALLLFAVNAPASGGPAAGTATFPPSLESYGDGGMTRLVDVLKNRIEHEPFNLWASILFLLAVIHTFLTHRFRHWAHVLEDRQRARLKQAGKDPESEASVPARVLHFLGEVEAVFGIWVLPLFALMIFEVGWEPAIQYVNHRVSYNEPLFVVVIMAIASTRPILHLAEQCLRFVARLGGGGPAAWWLSILSIGPVLGSLITEPAAMTISALLLARQFYALQPPARLAYATLGLLFVNVSVGGVLTHFAAPPVLMVAGTWGWNTPYMFRHFGMEALLGIAVANAGYFLLFRKQFKQLAIAAKTAGAEARPAAAIPIWVTVGHLLFMAWTVLNAHYPALVIGGFLFFLAFYEVTDDWQSELQLRSPILVGFFLAGLVIHGGLQQWWISPVLSRLTEVPLMLGAVGLTAFNDNAAITYLATLVPNLTEGMKHAVVAGAVTGGGLTVIANAPNPAGQSILGKFFPDGISPLGLLLGALPATVVLALCFLFLR from the coding sequence TTGAGGCTGGCTAGCCTGCTGGCGGCGCTGCTGTTGTTTGCCGTTAATGCGCCGGCCAGCGGCGGACCGGCCGCCGGCACCGCGACGTTTCCGCCGTCGTTGGAATCCTACGGCGATGGTGGCATGACCCGGCTCGTGGACGTGTTGAAGAACCGGATCGAGCATGAGCCTTTCAATCTGTGGGCCAGCATCTTGTTTCTGCTGGCGGTGATTCACACCTTTCTCACGCACCGGTTTCGCCACTGGGCGCACGTGCTGGAGGACCGGCAACGGGCGCGGCTCAAACAAGCGGGCAAGGATCCAGAATCGGAGGCCAGCGTGCCGGCGCGGGTGCTGCATTTTCTGGGCGAGGTCGAGGCGGTCTTCGGGATCTGGGTGCTGCCGCTGTTTGCGTTGATGATTTTCGAAGTGGGCTGGGAACCCGCAATTCAATACGTCAACCATCGCGTCAGCTACAACGAGCCGCTGTTCGTGGTGGTGATCATGGCCATCGCGTCCACGCGGCCGATCCTGCACCTGGCCGAGCAATGCCTGCGCTTCGTGGCCCGGCTGGGAGGCGGCGGACCGGCGGCGTGGTGGCTTTCGATTCTGTCCATCGGCCCCGTGCTGGGCTCGTTGATTACGGAACCCGCGGCGATGACGATTTCCGCGCTGCTGCTGGCGCGACAGTTCTACGCGCTGCAACCGCCTGCCAGGCTGGCCTACGCCACCCTCGGTCTGCTCTTTGTGAACGTTTCGGTCGGCGGCGTGCTGACGCATTTTGCCGCGCCGCCCGTGCTGATGGTGGCAGGCACCTGGGGCTGGAACACGCCCTACATGTTCCGGCACTTCGGCATGGAAGCCCTGCTCGGCATTGCCGTGGCGAATGCGGGTTACTTCCTCCTCTTTCGCAAACAATTCAAGCAGCTCGCGATCGCGGCGAAAACCGCCGGGGCCGAGGCGCGGCCGGCCGCCGCCATTCCGATTTGGGTGACCGTGGGGCATTTGTTGTTCATGGCCTGGACCGTTCTGAACGCCCATTACCCGGCGCTGGTGATTGGCGGCTTTCTCTTCTTCCTCGCGTTTTACGAGGTGACCGACGACTGGCAGTCCGAACTGCAGCTACGCTCGCCGATTCTGGTCGGCTTCTTTCTGGCGGGACTGGTGATTCATGGCGGCCTGCAGCAATGGTGGATTTCGCCCGTGCTGAGCCGTCTGACTGAGGTGCCGTTGATGCTGGGGGCCGTTGGTCTGACCGCCTTCAATGACAACGCCGCCATTACCTATCTGGCCACGCTGGTGCCGAACCTGACGGAGGGCATGAAACACGCCGTGGTCGCGGGCGCCGTTACGGGCGGCGGCTTGACGGTGATTGCCAACGCACCCAATCCCGCCGGACAGTCCATTCTCGGGAAGTTTTTCCCGGACGGCATTTCGCCGCTGGGTCTGTTGCTGGGCGCCCTTCCGGCGACGGTGGTGCTGGCCCTGTGCTTTCTCTTTCTGAGGTAG